The following is a genomic window from Lysinibacillus sp. JNUCC-52.
TAAAGGATTATCGCCTAAAAGGAAAATATCATCTACACTTTTCTCACCTTTATGTAACGAGAATTTAAAAAAGTTCATAATACGATCAATTTCAAGAATTTGATCCGTTAGTGTTAATTGATAATTGTCTTGATCATCGATTAAATGAAATGAGTAGCTAAACTCTTCCTGTTCTTTTGGTTGCCATTTTGCTAAGTTTGTCTCAAACGATTGATAGCGTAAAAACTCTAGTTGCCCGTACGAATAAATGCTAATCGACAATTCGTTTATCGACCAATCGGCTATTAAATAAGTTCTGTCCATTTCAAGTAAATTCATATGCTCTAATAGACGAATATTACACAATGCTCGAATATCGGCAGCTTGCGGTTCTAGCGAAACATCGAGCAACAAGCCAATCGTTTTATTTACTTCTTCTGATGGAGCCGCAAATAACATCGCTTGTCCATCATTCGGTGTTGGATCATACACATCTATAAGGGGCTCGTGAAATGGTAAATGAATCGTTTGCCCAAGCTCCATTTCCGCGTAGCTTTTTAACTCTTTTGACTCCACATCATGCGGATGCTCAAAACTTTTTAGCAACACGGAAGTATCAGGCACAAAAATACGTGCATTTTGCTTTTTGCCTGCCCATTTAGCAACATGCGTTTTCATCATTTCAAACAATGCGATTTCATCATTAATGATGGAACCTTCGACTATTCCTTGCGCCAATGGCAACTCATAGCCCTTCCACTGCGATGGATCAGCACCTTTTGCCACAAGCGCACGCAAAACATAATCCTTTATCTCAATCGACACATGCGAATTTTTTTTCTTTTTAAACATGTGAAAAGATGCCTCCTTTTGACTGCATGAAGTGTCTAAACAATTAACCATCCATTTCCCAACCAGAAGCGCGGTAGGGCTACGCTTCTGAGTGAGTTGGGAGGGTTAGTAAGGGAAATTTAAGGTGTAGTACTACTTGATTTATGTGATATTTTTACCTCTTTACCATCAGGCTTTCCACTGTGATCATTTATATCTTTTAAAGTTGATCCTGCTGTAACTGAAATCTTAATTGAACCATTAGTTCCTGCTGCTTCTACAGTGTTTCCACCTGCGACATAGGTTACTGTAGCAGTTACTAATTTACCCTCTGATTCTAAATAACCCTCTGATTTTAATTTAGTAATATCAACAGTTTTGTTACTATCATCGGCTGGATTATCTGTGAAGTAAATATTTGCTGCATTCATTACATTAACTACGTCTGACTTTAATGCTTTTCCACGACTGTTATCAATAATGCTACCAATAGCAGGAATCGCAATGGCTGCAACAATCGCTAAAATCACGATTACAGCTAGTAACTCGATAAGTGTTAAACCTTTTTGGTTTTTTAATAGTTTTTTGTTCAGTAATTTTTTGAACATCGATGTGTTCCTCCTTTAATAATGTTTTATAATTAGTGCGAAAACACGTACACCCGAAACGACCCTAGCTTTTTTCTCCATCACCTCCTTTAAATCATCAATTGTTTACATACTTTCATAGAGTGCGAACATCGGTAGGAAGATTGCTGCTACAATTACACCAACTACCCCTGCTAAAACGAGAATCATTAATGGTTCGATTAACGATTTTAAAGTATCGACCGAGCGATCGACTTCGTCCTCATAAAAATCAGCTATTTTTTCTAACATGTAATCGAGGGAACCTGTTGTTTCACCGATCGATGTCATTTGAGTTACTAAAGGTGGAAATAGCCAGCTTTTTTCTAATGGCTCTGATAATGTACCACCCTTTTCAAGATTTTCCCGTGCCTCCAAAACAACCTTCCCTACTACTGGATTGCCTACAACTTTTTCAACAATCGTGAGTGCATGTAATATCGGCACAGCACTACTGAACAAAGATGATAATGTTCTCGTCATCCGAGCAATGACATTTTTTTGCATTAGTACACCAAAGACAGGGATTCGTAGTGCCACATAATTCACATTGTAATGAAAGAGCTTATTATGGTTATAGAAATACCTAAAGAGGAAGACTGCTAACAATAAAATACCAATCACTATATACCAAAATTCAACTAACCAATCTGACACGCTAACGACAATTACCGTTAATAATGGCATTTCTAAATCCATATCCTCAAAAGTTGCCATAAATGTGGGAACGATAAAAATCATTAAAAACATGCCTACTGCGATTGTTAGCACCGATAAAATAGCTGGATAAGTTAATGCTGATTGCACTTTTTTCTTTATTTTAAATTGCTTTTCTAACGTACCTGCTAGTCGCTCTAAAGTATCATCAACATTTCCCGTCGCCTCTCCAGAACGCATCATATTGACGAACATTACTGGAAAAACTTTTGGATGTTTGGCCGCAGCATCTGAAAATGAAGTACCGCTTCGAATGTCCTCTTCAACTTGCTCCAAAGCCTTTTTTAGCGGCTTACTTTTCGTTTGCACACCTAAAATATGTGTCGCTTCAACGATTGACACCCCAGCACGGATAAGCGTTGCATATTGACGACAATAAATAACGAAATCTTGATGCTTCACTTTGCCGCCGAAATTTAATTCTTTATGCAAAAGACTTTTTGACTCTTCTAGCTCTCGTGCATTAATACCTTGCGCACGTAATTTTTCGAGTGCTGCCTTTTTATTGATTGCATCAATAATTCCCTTTTTCTGTGTACCAGTTTTAGTACGTCCGCTATAGCGAAAAACGGTCACTGATACTCACCCGCATTCATATATGGTCTTGCATCCTCGAGTGAAATTTTCCCCATCGCAATTAACTGCTGCATCGAGGACTCCAATGTATGCATGCCGAGCGCACGGCTTGTCTGCATGACACTTGGAATTTGATGGACCTTTTCATTGCGGATTAAGTTCGCAATCGACGGTGCTTGTACTAAAATTTCAGTTGCTGCAACTCGTCCCTTTGCATCTTTTCGTATAAATAAACGCTGCGAAATAATACCTACTAACACATTGGCTAACTGTACACGAATTTGTCCTTGCTGATGTGGTGGAAAGACATCAATAATACGATCAATCGTTGTTGGCGCACTACTTGTATGCAATGTTGCCATCACTAAGTGACCTGTTTCAGCGGCTGTAATAGCAGTTGAGATCGTTTCATAGTCACGCATCTCACCGACTAATATCATGTCAGGGTCCTGACGTAGTGCAGCACGCAAACCATTGGCAAAGCTTTGTGTATCGACTCCTACTTCACGTTGATTGATGACCGATTTTTTATGTGTATGTAAATACTCAATTGGGTCTTCAAGTGTAATAATATGCTTTGATTTTGTTTCATTAATGTAGTCAATCATCGCCGCTAGTGTTGTCGATTTCCCAGAACCTGTAGGACCTGTTACTAAAATAAGTCCCTGTGGTTTTTCAGCAAGCTGATACAACACTTGAGGCATATTTAACGATTCAATGGACGGAATTTTTGCTTCTATTAAACGTGCCGCGATTGTCATTTCATTTCGTTGATGATAGGCATTTACACGAAAACGACATTTCCCGGGCAATGAATAGTTAAAATCTGTTTCACCTTTAGTATGAAATTCTTGTCGTTTATGTTCAGGTAAAATAGCTTCCACCATCGTTTGTAATTCTTCTGAAGTAAGCGGTTCAGTTCCGTAATGCTCCAACTGACCATGGATGCGATATACAGGAGGAATACCTTTTGTTAAATGTAAATCTGACGCCTTTTCCTCAAATGAACGTGTCAATAGCTCTTCTATATTTCTTGATGTTGTCATCATTCGGTTCACATCCTAGTCTGCATTTGCTACACGTAATACTTCAGAAGTTGTCGTTTGTCCTTCAACCACTTTTAACAATCCATCTGCTAGTAACGTGTAATAGCCTTCTTGTTTCATATAGTCGCGAATAGCACTATCTCCACTACGATTTAAAATCATCTCTTTAATCGTCCGATCGATTGGTAAAATTTCATGGATGGCCATACGCCCGCGATACCCAGTTTGGTTGCATGAAGGACAGCCCCTTCCACGTCTGCCATGTGTTACCCCTTCAATGCCGTTTTTCTGCATGATTTCTAATTCGTGATTTGTAAATGCATATGTTTCTCCACAATCACGACATACTTTACGTACTAACCGTTGTGCCATAATCCCGACTAATGATGACGATAGTAAAAACGGCTCTACCCCCATGTCCTGCAAACGTGAAATGGATTCTACTGCACTATTTGTATGCAATGTACTTAACACTAAATGCCCTGTTAAGGACGCACGCACAGCAATTTGCGCAGTCTCTAAATCTCGTATTTCACCAATCATTACTATATCTGGGTCTTGGCGCAAAATAGAACGTAATCCAGTGGCAAATGTTAGCCCAACTTCTTCTTTCACTTGGATTTGGTTAATGCCATCGAGCTGATATTCCACAGGATCTTCTACTGTAATAATATTGACGCCCTCTTCGTTCAAGTTACTTAAAGCAGCATACAGTGTAGAAGACTTACCTGAACCCGTAGGACCAGTGATAAGCATAATGCCATTCGGATGTGCAATCATTTTACGGAAAAATGCTTCGTTACGCTCTGTGAAGCCCAACTGATCTATTGAATTTGCGACATTGCTTAAATCCAAAATACGCATGACAACTTTTTCTCCATAAACAGTTGGTAGCGTAGAAAGTCGAATATCCACTGGCTTGAAATTGACATTTGTTTTAATACGTCCATCTTGTGGAATACGATTTTCTGTAATATTTAAGTTGCCCATAATTTTAATACGAGCTAAGACAATATTTTGCATATGCTTAGGCAAAGACCGTTCCGTTCTCAACACACCGTCTACACGATAACGAACCCGTAAATCCGTTTCCTGTGGGTCAAAGTGAATATCACTTGCACGCTGCGCAACACCATTTGCAATAATTTGATTGACGAGTCGCACAATCGGTGAATCTTCACGTTCGATTTCTACTTGTGTTTCTCCAGCAGTCGTCCCAATATCTTGCAATGCCGCTTCCATTGACTCCTGTAAATCATAATATTTCGTAAGTGTTCGATATAAATCATCTTTTGCAGCAATACTTGTTTCGATTTGACAGCCCGTTGCCATGCGGACCTCTTCAATTGCAAAATAGTCCATCGGGTCAGCCATCGCGATAAATAGTTTGTTTTTCTCCCGTCGAATCGGAATAATATTTGCACGTTTTGCTAGCTCCGCGGGCACAAGTTGAAGTAAATCAGGGCTTATTGAATATTGATTTAAATGAATATGTGGAATGCCTAATTGAAACTCTAGCACCTCGATTAATTGTTGCTCTGTTAAGATATTTTCTTTGATAAGAAAATCCCCTAACTTTTCTTCCTTTGTTTTCGTCGTAAGAGCATACTCTAGCTGCTCATTCGTAATAACTCCCGATTCAACTAGTAAATCTCCTAGACGTTTACGCCCTGTTCTTACAGCCATTTGCATATGCTCCTCTCATTAAGGACTTGTTTGTACAAAATTACCGCCTTTATCGTAGTAACCATAAACAATTTCAGGATCATTCGTAGTTACTGGCGTTGTTGTGTTTGATGAAGTGTTGTCATTTGTAGATGGAGGTTGTACAGGTGAATCTGCCAACCCATCCCCATCTAAATCCACCTGTAAATCCGCATCATTGGAAGTATTACTTGTTCCATCACTGACATCAGGTTGTCTAGAAGATTGAACGACAATTCGATTAATTGGTGCGTAGTAATCACGGCTCACCAATTCTTCCCTAGAAATGCCGTTTTCCACGATTGAACGGTACACTTCTACCCGCACACCTTCTTGTCCATTTTGAAGAATCTCTTCTTGCCCCATGGCTAAGTCTTTAGAATAACGAGTAATGATTCTCGGCTGTACGATTTTATCTTTACTTACACGAACTGTAATCTCTTTTTCTTTGGTTTGAGCTAATAATTCTACTTTTAATGTGTCATTTTCAATCATTAGTTTTAATTTAGTCGGTTGGGTAGCATAATTGATAAATTGCAAATCTTTATTTAATACACTATTGACTGCTGCATCCAAGCCTTGCTGTAAATAGTCCATCTTTTTGTCTTGTGCATGGCGCTCTAAAATCTCAAATTCTGTTTGTAGTACCGTATGATAAATTAAAGATGCTACAAAATTTACCCCTTCACTATTAGCTTCCTCTACTTTTTCTCCTAAAACGTTTAATAATGAGAACGGCTCATTTGGAGCAATAATGTAGTCATTTAACGTATTTACTAATGCTAAAACACCTTTTGCATTTGTCGGTATTTGCTCGATTGATAATGCCAATCGCTCTGCTTCCATAGAAGTTGTATCTGCAACGGTTGCTTCAATGCTATGTTTATTTAAATAAGATGCTTGCGCTATAACTTCATTTAAAGTCGTTTCTGCCTCCCATACCCCCATCGATTCAAGCTGCTTTATCAGCTGCTCGTCCCCTATGACTTGTAAAGGAAGATGAACTGTTCGTTTTCCTTCCCAGAAGGCAAACCAAGGCTTATCCGTTAATGTGCGATATTCAGCTACCGAGCTTGCGACGTCAAATACTAACATTTTTGGATCGACTGTTGCTGTGACACCTCCACCTTCAACAGTAATCGGTGTATCCTGCCAAACACGAATAGCTTCTTGTATAGCTACCTCCATCGCATCTTCATCTAAATTTTTTACTAGTACGCCCCCAATCGTGGAGCCATCACCTTTTGCTAGCGCACGATCTATGATTAGGTTCGGAAGCCATATAGCTAACAGCACAACTAAACCTACTATTATCGCACCCAACTTCAAATATAATTTCATAGCCTCACGACCTTTACTAATTTATTGAAAAAATGAATGTCTATTATATTACTAAAAATCATTACTATATATCTATATTTTTATAATACTACAAAATCTACCTGTTTGAATATATCTTTTAACCTAAAAATTGTCACATTTTTGTACATTTTATATACAAAGTGTGTAATTTCATTCATTTCATTATATTGTAAATGTGTTTTTTAACCTATATAATTAGGCTGAAACTACCTATCAATCTGTAACATAACGGAATTTTTGGATAAAGCACTCTTTAATCGAGGTGAGTAGATGAAAAGGATAAAATCTCAGCGAGGATTTTCTTTAATAGAAGTTGTGGCATCTATTGTATTAATATCTATTATTTTATTAAGCTTTGCTCAAATTTTCGTTCAAGCAAATAGTACAGCAAACATTAATAATGAAAAGTTAGTTGTTATTAATTTAGCCGATGCCTATTTAGAAAGGTTAAAGGCTACAGGACTTGAAGAAAAAAGGATTACTACACTAGAAGATTATTTTAAAGATTACCCGAAAACAGTAAAAATAATAGACGATTCGAAATCGCCTACCTATACAGTGAGCATTAAACCGTCAAACACGAATGTAATTTCGAATGCTATTACAACGGAAATTAATCAAAATAAAATTAATATAGTTGTAACAGTAACTTCAAGTAAAAAAATAAATAACAGAGTAATCTCAAGCACCACAGAGGGGTATGTTCAAATTGAAAAAAAATAAACTTGATGAATATGGTTTAACACTAATAGAAGTTTTAGTAACTATAGTATTGACGGTCACTATTGCCATTTTTTCTTTCTCATTTCTTACAAATAGTATAAACACCCAAAAAAAAATAATAATAGAAAACAACATTCGAGACGAAGCTGATTTAATCATGAGTAATCTTGTGAAAAACTTTTATACATTAAAAGAAAACGAAGTACGAAACACTGAGTTTGATGACATTAACAAAAAATATTTGATCTATACTTCAATACTTGAATCTTCCTGCTCAAAGCCAACATCAGTAGAATACAAAAATAATTGTTTAATCACAGGCTTTTCTCCCGCTACTGTAGATGGAAATACAATTATGAAATTGAACATAAAAAATCAAGAATACCTTGTTTCCAATCCCTATATAACGATCCACAAAGATTCATATATAAAGAGCAGCACCAGTACAAATAAGAAAGTAAGTTACCATATAAAATTAGCGCTACAATACGATAATAAAAAGTTTTCAAAAGTATATTATTTTGAAAACCAAATACAAAGTATTCCGGATATAAAAAATTAGTACAAGGAGTGCGCCAATGAGAAAACTACTCAGTAATCAAAATGGATACGCGTTATATATTGTTTTTTGCTTGATTATTATCGTCTCAATTTTAGGTATAAGTTTACAAGTAATTACAACTAGTGGCTACACTAAAAATCATAAAAGGGAAGAGGTCGTTCTTGCCCAAGATTTATCTACCAAAGGCATAGACTATATTCAAACGGAAATTGACACATATTTTAAACAAAAAATTGGCACTACTGGATTAACTATTTTAGAATTTGAACAAATCCTTAAAGACTCGCTCGAAGATCCAAGTAAGTCTAACTATCTATGCCCTAAAACCATCAATATTAAGGGGAAATTAGGGAATACGAATATATGTATTCAAAAAACCGAAAAATTTTCTGATAAACAAGAAGATCGTTTAAAACGAATCATTACTGTAAAAAGTGAAGGAATTACAAATAAGTCAAATCAACATAATATTAGTTATGCAAAAATTGTAGTTGGCTCTAGTTCAGTCCCAGAGCAACTTAACTATGCCATCTCGACAAATGCAGATGAAAAAGGAAATGGTGGGAATTTATTTCTATTTGGTGGTATTGATGTGCTAGGTGATATAAAAGCTGATGGAGATATTTACTTAAATAAATCTGCTTTTAGTGGCTATTTAAATAGTCCAACTTGGAGAGATAGTACGTTTGCAAAACTTACTGCTGCTGAAGGAAATTCATTTCCAAAGATAATTGTAAATCCTAAAAAAAATATTATCGAAATGAAAAAAAATATAACTGGTACTTCATTTGATAGTTTTATAAAAGCTCCATCTTTGAGCTATTTAAGTAATAACTATACTTTATTTAAAGTTAATGAAATGGATGCAAATGAACAAAGCAAACTTCAAAAATTATTTAAAGACTATAATCTTAGTGAGAAGAACAAACCTAGAGTTATTGTTCAAAATGTATTGCAAGATACAATAAATATTAAGGAGGAAGTGAACCCAAGCGGAAAAACGCTATTAAAAAGCTGCGATAAAAACACTGATGCCTGTAATACCATTACTATAAAAGGTGAAAAAAATAAAAATACAACTTATGGTAATAAAAAAGATTCCTATTATATTAAGGGAAATTTATTAATCGGTCCTTATGCTGGAACAGATAATTTAGAAAATAATCAAAGCAATTATTACAATATTACTTTACAAGGGAAATATTATGTTGAAGGTTATATTGATATTAAAGGTGCTAAATTATATGGCGATGCTACTTTTTACTCTTTAAAAGATATTGATATTACATCAAGTGTTATTAATGGCTACAACGGAGGTACCAATTTCTTCTTTGCAAATGACTTTATAAATATTTCAAATATTTCCTCCGAAACAGCTATTAATAATTACAGTAATATTGATGGTTTTTTCTATACGAAAGGTCATTTTTTAATGTATGGTTTTGGGTCTAATATTAAAATAAATGGAGGAATTTCTGCAAATAGAATTGTCCTAACCGCATTAAGGGGAAAAGCAAATACAGGGGATTTAACTTCTGAATCTAGATTACGTGTAAATTATGATTTCGAAATGATTAAAAAGTTTATCGAAACACGGGATCAAAATACAATAAAAATAACGACAACAACTGAACCAATGATACTAGAAAATTTCTAAGCTATTATTAATAAAAAATAAATCACAGGCAAACATCTTATGTTAGCCTGTGATTTTTCGTTATTTCCTCAACAACCGCCCCGACAGTAGCATGCCAATTCCACCAATTGCAATGAATAGCACTGCTCTTATTAATAAGTCTAGTGCCGATAAGTCGAAGAAGATAAGCTTTATAAATGCTATGGCAAGTATGGCAAAGCCAGAAAGTCGAAGTATTCGTAAGTGACGCACTGTGCCGAGCCATAATGACAGACTTGCCGACAAGAATAGTGTAACGGTTGTTAGTGCAACGCTAAGCTTCCAATCCATCAGGTCGTTGTAAGCTAGTTGGGACAATAGACCGCAAAGTGCAATCATTGTGAACGCTACACTTGCACTGACAATTAGGTCTAAATATTTCGGCATAAGCTGTTGATAAATTTGATAAATGCGCCCCTTCATCAGTAAATCAAGGATAATCGCTACAAATGCTGCAATATAGATTAATCTAGTACCAATATTTAGCCATTCAATCCCTTGTATATTATAAGGAATCACATTAAACATGAGCGTAACAAAAAGGAAAAACACACCGACGACTGGCGTTAATGCCCTACCTTTATATTTTTCTGGTAGTAATAGCGAGCCAACAAACAGGATGACGATGCCGATAGTCATCATATGTGGGAAATTGCTCACACTTGTAACATAAACACTATCAAGCTTAGCAATATAAGCAAGGAAGTATCCAGCGGTCATAACAGCTAAAATATCAGTCACGTATAAATCCTTCATAATCTTTTCAAAAGTATTTAATGTTTCCTTCTCACGTATTGTATATAGATAAATAATTAATAGGTATACGCCAGGCAGTATTAAGCTAATATGTTCAATGCTAAAAAACGGAGTCGGCTCGTGGACGATATAGCTTAAAATAAGTGCCATTGCAAACCCAAATGAACTGACGATCTTCATTAAACTTGCTCGTAGACGTAAGCTCATCATAACACCTGCAAATGTCATGAATGGTAAAAGTAAATCATCAACCTTTTCTGGTAAATTCATAATCAATACCGTATTACAAAGTGTAATAAATGCGAGTGTTACAGCACTATCAAATGCCTCCTGCCATTTTTGCTTATAGCTATAACCCGCTACAGTTACAAACAAAATACATAGTCCAAGCAGAATTATTTCATTATATTCAAGTCGACTACTGACAAGGTTCAGAAGTAATAAACTAAAGAGCCCTAAACTAAATTGTAGCCCAGCATGAATATGCTTCCATTTTGATTCCACATTATATAAGCGACACCAACTCGTATAAAAGATTGCAAGTGTAATGAGCAGTCCTATTGCAAAAATTACTCGATTGTCACTATTCATAAACGCTACAATACTTACTGCCATAATAGAGAAAAAGGTTGTGACATAGAGCGCAATTTTTTGCTTATGCTGAAGAATAACGAATTGCAGCATTGTAAATAGGATGATGACAAAAAATAATATAATGAACGCGCTAAAATCCATGTACTCTAGTAAATAAGGTAGTAACAACGAGGTAAAGGCTACAAATAAAGTTAGCACTTCATTTTTCTTTAGGTAGCTAATAGCTATCCCATAGACAATAAACACAAAGGCGATGAACAATGCTAAAGTTAAACCTAATACCTCGTATAAAATAGCACCAGCGGCAGTTGTTAAAATTCCTACGATAAATGCTCCACCGTATAAGGAAATAGTTACGGCTGGTGATGCCTTCTTTTTATGTTCTAAAACATAAGCTATAGCCCCTAATGCGATTGATAATAAATAAGCGAGGATGATTTTCACCTCGTTCGATAGGTAGCCATAATCACTAACTAGCTTGAGCCCCCATAACACGCCCAGCACTAAAATAACCATAAATACTTTCGGGAGCGCCCACATAATTTGCTCCTCAAATGAACGCTGTGGCTGAACATTTGTTTTCGGTATTTGTTTCGGTGTTGGTGTAGGCTTTGGTGTAGGCTTTGGTGTTGGTAATGCAGGTTGTACAGTGATGGATCGGTTCACATTTTTTACAGTTGTCTTTTGTTGTGGCTGTTGTTGCTTTAACACGTCCATTTCCTGTCGTAACGCTTCCATTTCCTTTTCAAGCTTAGCGATTCGCTGCTCCATTTCAAGCGACAAGTTAATCATCCCCCTAGCTATTAGAATTTTCTTACATTATATCATATTCATTCTATTGTAAAATTACACTTTTTACATGTAATGAAATGCTTATCTTGGTCTGCGATACATTAAAGCACGTTCACTATCACTGGTGCCACTTGTAGTCGGGTCCACAACAACCCCCATCAATACAAGAATCGATAACACTGTATTCAATATGGATGTTAGTTGCTCGCTCATCCCGCTAGTTAAATCAAAGCCGAACAAAGCTCCTACTTGTTGAGCGAGTAGTAGCAGCATGGAAAACAACGCTAATACAAACGGCTTATGCATAAATCGTACCTTCCAATTAATTCTCATATTTCCTCACCTCCCCCCTTCCTCACTACAGTATATGCGCCTTTACAATTTGGCACATATGCAAAAATATAGCTTTAGCAAGACGAATTTATGATTTCATCCCAATAAATTTGTCGTATCAATTTCTATCAATATAGTTACAGGTTTATCGGCGATTTGCCCGAGCTTATCAGCGATTTACATTGTTTTATCAGCGATTGGAACCAGTTAAACTTTGATTACAGCCATTTCTATGAACGAAAATATACAGCATGACATAATATAGAAATGAACTATAGAATAAAGGGTGATGACAAAAATGTCTTACAGTGAAAGACCTGAAGTGTGGGACGAAGA
Proteins encoded in this region:
- the pilM gene encoding type IV pilus biogenesis protein PilM — protein: MFKKKKNSHVSIEIKDYVLRALVAKGADPSQWKGYELPLAQGIVEGSIINDEIALFEMMKTHVAKWAGKKQNARIFVPDTSVLLKSFEHPHDVESKELKSYAEMELGQTIHLPFHEPLIDVYDPTPNDGQAMLFAAPSEEVNKTIGLLLDVSLEPQAADIRALCNIRLLEHMNLLEMDRTYLIADWSINELSISIYSYGQLEFLRYQSFETNLAKWQPKEQEEFSYSFHLIDDQDNYQLTLTDQILEIDRIMNFFKFSLHKGEKSVDDIFLLGDNPLLPTITEFLSNNFTMPITVLNDDMVQKSFPQFSEKFASLIGLALKEVH
- a CDS encoding VanW family protein produces the protein MKLYLKLGAIIVGLVVLLAIWLPNLIIDRALAKGDGSTIGGVLVKNLDEDAMEVAIQEAIRVWQDTPITVEGGGVTATVDPKMLVFDVASSVAEYRTLTDKPWFAFWEGKRTVHLPLQVIGDEQLIKQLESMGVWEAETTLNEVIAQASYLNKHSIEATVADTTSMEAERLALSIEQIPTNAKGVLALVNTLNDYIIAPNEPFSLLNVLGEKVEEANSEGVNFVASLIYHTVLQTEFEILERHAQDKKMDYLQQGLDAAVNSVLNKDLQFINYATQPTKLKLMIENDTLKVELLAQTKEKEITVRVSKDKIVQPRIITRYSKDLAMGQEEILQNGQEGVRVEVYRSIVENGISREELVSRDYYAPINRIVVQSSRQPDVSDGTSNTSNDADLQVDLDGDGLADSPVQPPSTNDNTSSNTTTPVTTNDPEIVYGYYDKGGNFVQTSP
- a CDS encoding type IV pilus modification PilV family protein, which codes for MKRIKSQRGFSLIEVVASIVLISIILLSFAQIFVQANSTANINNEKLVVINLADAYLERLKATGLEEKRITTLEDYFKDYPKTVKIIDDSKSPTYTVSIKPSNTNVISNAITTEINQNKINIVVTVTSSKKINNRVISSTTEGYVQIEKK
- a CDS encoding GspE/PulE family protein, which produces MAVRTGRKRLGDLLVESGVITNEQLEYALTTKTKEEKLGDFLIKENILTEQQLIEVLEFQLGIPHIHLNQYSISPDLLQLVPAELAKRANIIPIRREKNKLFIAMADPMDYFAIEEVRMATGCQIETSIAAKDDLYRTLTKYYDLQESMEAALQDIGTTAGETQVEIEREDSPIVRLVNQIIANGVAQRASDIHFDPQETDLRVRYRVDGVLRTERSLPKHMQNIVLARIKIMGNLNITENRIPQDGRIKTNVNFKPVDIRLSTLPTVYGEKVVMRILDLSNVANSIDQLGFTERNEAFFRKMIAHPNGIMLITGPTGSGKSSTLYAALSNLNEEGVNIITVEDPVEYQLDGINQIQVKEEVGLTFATGLRSILRQDPDIVMIGEIRDLETAQIAVRASLTGHLVLSTLHTNSAVESISRLQDMGVEPFLLSSSLVGIMAQRLVRKVCRDCGETYAFTNHELEIMQKNGIEGVTHGRRGRGCPSCNQTGYRGRMAIHEILPIDRTIKEMILNRSGDSAIRDYMKQEGYYTLLADGLLKVVEGQTTTSEVLRVANAD
- a CDS encoding prepilin-type N-terminal cleavage/methylation domain-containing protein translates to MFKKLLNKKLLKNQKGLTLIELLAVIVILAIVAAIAIPAIGSIIDNSRGKALKSDVVNVMNAANIYFTDNPADDSNKTVDITKLKSEGYLESEGKLVTATVTYVAGGNTVEAAGTNGSIKISVTAGSTLKDINDHSGKPDGKEVKISHKSSSTTP
- a CDS encoding type II secretion system F family protein; its protein translation is MTVFRYSGRTKTGTQKKGIIDAINKKAALEKLRAQGINARELEESKSLLHKELNFGGKVKHQDFVIYCRQYATLIRAGVSIVEATHILGVQTKSKPLKKALEQVEEDIRSGTSFSDAAAKHPKVFPVMFVNMMRSGEATGNVDDTLERLAGTLEKQFKIKKKVQSALTYPAILSVLTIAVGMFLMIFIVPTFMATFEDMDLEMPLLTVIVVSVSDWLVEFWYIVIGILLLAVFLFRYFYNHNKLFHYNVNYVALRIPVFGVLMQKNVIARMTRTLSSLFSSAVPILHALTIVEKVVGNPVVGKVVLEARENLEKGGTLSEPLEKSWLFPPLVTQMTSIGETTGSLDYMLEKIADFYEDEVDRSVDTLKSLIEPLMILVLAGVVGVIVAAIFLPMFALYESM
- a CDS encoding PulJ/GspJ family protein, yielding MKKNKLDEYGLTLIEVLVTIVLTVTIAIFSFSFLTNSINTQKKIIIENNIRDEADLIMSNLVKNFYTLKENEVRNTEFDDINKKYLIYTSILESSCSKPTSVEYKNNCLITGFSPATVDGNTIMKLNIKNQEYLVSNPYITIHKDSYIKSSTSTNKKVSYHIKLALQYDNKKFSKVYYFENQIQSIPDIKN
- a CDS encoding type IV pilus twitching motility protein PilT, whose translation is MTTSRNIEELLTRSFEEKASDLHLTKGIPPVYRIHGQLEHYGTEPLTSEELQTMVEAILPEHKRQEFHTKGETDFNYSLPGKCRFRVNAYHQRNEMTIAARLIEAKIPSIESLNMPQVLYQLAEKPQGLILVTGPTGSGKSTTLAAMIDYINETKSKHIITLEDPIEYLHTHKKSVINQREVGVDTQSFANGLRAALRQDPDMILVGEMRDYETISTAITAAETGHLVMATLHTSSAPTTIDRIIDVFPPHQQGQIRVQLANVLVGIISQRLFIRKDAKGRVAATEILVQAPSIANLIRNEKVHQIPSVMQTSRALGMHTLESSMQQLIAMGKISLEDARPYMNAGEYQ